One window of Branchiostoma lanceolatum isolate klBraLanc5 chromosome 6, klBraLanc5.hap2, whole genome shotgun sequence genomic DNA carries:
- the LOC136436134 gene encoding zinc finger protein 665-like, translating into MADSESGCHKQEHTREKPYMCGECGYRTAYKSHLSIHKRTHTGEKPYKCDQCDYSAAQKITLDRHQVKHTGEKPYMCGECGYRTADRSALSRHMRTHTGEKPYKCDHCDYSAAQKSSLDQHQVKHTGENPYMCGECGYRTTQRSHLSQHVRIHTGEKPYECDQCDYSAARMSALNRHKVLAHTGEKSYLCEECGYRTTQRSHLSRHKRTHTGEKPFKCDQCDYSAARKSNLDQHKVTHQRKVTHAGEKPYLCGKCGYRAADRSALSRHMRTHTKEKHYRCDQCDYSSALKSTLDRHQVKHTGEKPYMCGECGYRTADKSYLSIHMRTHTGEKPYMCGECGHRAAQKHHLSIHMRTHIVEKRYKCDQCDFSAAQKFILNSHRVNHTGENPACVGSVVTGQVKCTSYHSI; encoded by the coding sequence ATGGCTGATTCCGAATCTGGATGTCACAAGCAAGAGCATACCagggagaagccctacatgtgtggggagtgcgggtacagaactGCCTATAAGTCTCACTTATCCATACACaagagaactcatacaggagaaaaaccctacaagtgtgaccagtgtgactattctgcagcccagAAAATAACTTTGGACCGACATCAAGTAaaacacacaggagagaaaccctacatgtgtggggagtgtgggtacagaactgCTGATCGGTCTGCCTTATCCCGACATATgcgaactcatacaggagagaagccctacaaatgtgaccattgtgactattctgcagcccagAAATCTTCTTTGGACCAACATCAAGTAAAACACACAGGAGAGAatccctacatgtgtggggagtgtgggtacaggacaactcagaggtctcacttatcccaacatgtgagaattcatacaggagagaaaccctacgagtgtgaccagtgtgactattctgcagcccgGATGTCCGCTTTGAACCGACATAAAGTATTAgcacacactggagagaaatcCTAtctgtgtgaggagtgtgggtacagaacaaCTCAGAGGTCTCACTTATCCAGACACaagagaactcatacaggagagaaacccttcaagtgtgaccagtgtgactattctgcagcccgGAAGTCCAATTTGGACCAACATAAAGTGACACACCAACGTAAAGTAACACAcgctggagagaaaccctacctGTGTGGgaagtgtgggtacagggcagctgaCAGGTCTGccttatcccgacatatgagaactcatactaaAGAAAAACACTacaggtgtgaccagtgtgactattcttcaGCCCTGAAGTCCACTTTGGATCGCCATCAAGTAaaacacactggcgagaaaccctacatgtgtggggagtgtgggtacaggacagctgataAGTCTTACTTATccatacatatgagaactcatacaggagagaaaccctacatgtgtggggagtgtgggcaCAGGGCAGCTCAGAAGCATCACTTATCCatacacatgagaactcatattGTAGAGAAAcgctacaagtgtgaccagtgcgacttttcTGCCGCCCAGAAATTTATATTGAACAGCCATCGAGTAAACCACACTGGTGAGAACCCtgcatgtgtggggagtgtggttaCCGGGCAGGTAAAATGTACAAGTTATCACAGCATTTGA